A single Plasmodium knowlesi strain H genome assembly, chromosome: 13 DNA region contains:
- a CDS encoding cytosolic iron-sulfur protein assembly protein 1, putative produces the protein MTIEFVVNLENHKRRIWSICWSPDGNFLASVGADKYITIWMKTNKDKIKKTSESNKVWKKFKMFGEGTHKSGNIKFDIYDIIETNHEKSLRHIEFSRDGSFFVVASFDSKCSIYKKNNNDKWVFYKSLEGHEKEVKCASIHPTNKYIVTCGRDKSIWIHARTDEVSKEDDKHDASATKGGKILTNELQNEEQVKEDSQNVVQTEAQCSNHGDEQTNAEPPKSNNQLDVDFDFNFDAYLTGHSEDIKFVAWCPLSENTFISLSYDNSLKIWNKQISEWSCVQTLNEHTSVVWCVAFNFDGSEFATCSDDKSIRIWKSEKKVWYNKNKYPFLYEHVVKEGRKSSNESSLCALINKPNNTIGGTATGVKKVFGNDSRGYSNHNSKSSAHGKGSNERNFLDRTAKLFRKIRKPTTQGAGEKSSDGPSSFSILDYSKEEKEVRTALKVVVQNNFVPLYFDHGLFKFVYKYSDMEGGKEGAGALGDTSAEKREDKGADSEKESPSGAHLIAKNEQENEQENEPEDETKDGTKDETKDGTKDETKDGTKDETKDETKDETKDGTKDEPKDDECTSKVSKDGVDRPNTQDEDMPHKDEENEELKLSNEEKTNKESGCTTTQDEQQTSNPISENNISSMNIIPNLSDKEKDLKNVSFDDWKIKHVIEGYHKRSISYLDWNSYEDLIAASSFDNSLKIFQKKVDTWNLIENIENAHLSDVNCVVWCPQKYQDYFLLATAGDDCVINIWKYTKG, from the coding sequence ATGACAATCGAATTTGTGGTAAATCTGGAAAATCACAAGAGAAGAATATGGAGCATTTGTTGGAGCCCTGATGGAAATTTCCTGGCGTCTGTAGGAGCAGACAAATATATAACCATATGGatgaaaacaaataaagacaaaataaaaaaaacaagtgaaAGCAATAAAGTTtggaagaaatttaaaatgttcGGAGAAGGCACACACAAATCAGGCAACATAAAATTTGATATATATGATATTATAGAAACAAATCATGAGAAATCACTTAGGCATATTGAATTTTCTCGAGATGGAAGCTTCTTTGTTGTTGCATCTTTTGATTCGAAATGTtctatttataaaaaaaataataatgataaatgGGTTTTTTACAAATCTTTGGAGGGGCACGAAAAGGAGGTTAAATGTGCCTCAATCCATCCCACCAACAAGTACATAGTAACCTGCGGAAGAGACAAAAGCATATGGATACACGCCAGGACGGATGAAGTCAGTAAGGAAGACGACAAGCACGATGCTAGCGCtacaaagggggggaaaatacTCACAAACGAGCTGCAAAACGAGGAACAGGTAAAAGAGGATTCACAGAATGTCGTGCAGACGGAGGCACAATGTAGCAACCATGGGGATGAGCAGACGAATGCAGAGCCCCCAAAATCCAATAACCAATTGGACGTCGACTTCGACTTCAACTTTGATGCTTATCTAACGGGGCATTCCGAAGACATAAAATTCGTCGCCTGGTGCCCTCTCAGCGAAAACACATTCATCTCGCTTTCGTATGATAactctttaaaaatttggaatAAACAAATAAGCGAGTGGAGTTGCGTACAGACCCTAAATGAACACACATCTGTGGTGTGGTGTGTTGCATTCAATTTTGATGGTTCTGAATTCGCAACCTGTTCAGATGATAAATCTATAAGAATATggaagagtgaaaaaaaggtttggtacaataaaaacaaatacCCTTTTCTCTACGAACATGtagtaaaggaaggaaggaaatcaTCAAATGAAAGCTCCTTGTGCGCGCTTATAAATAAGCCGAATAACACAATAGGGGGCACTGCCACTGGGGTGAAGAAGGTATTCGGAAATGATAGCCGAGGGTATAGTAACCATAATAGTAAGAGCAGTGCACATGGAAAGGGATCCAACGAACGAAATTTTCTCGATAGAACAGCAAAACTGTTTCGAAAGATAAGAAAACCGACGACCCAAGGGGCTGGTGAGAAATCCTCCGATGGTCCATCCAGTTTCTCTATATTAGATTAttcaaaggaagagaaagaggtGAGGACAGCCTTGAAGGTAGTTGTGCAGAATAATTTTGTCCCATTGTATTTCGATCATGgccttttcaaatttgtttacAAGTACTCTGATatggaaggggggaaagaaggggCAGGTGCACTGGGTGATACTTCGGCTGAGAAGAGAGAGGATAAAGGAGCTGATTCGGAAAAGGAATCCCCAAGTGGGGCACATCTCATCGCGAAAAACGAACAGGAAAACGAACAGGAAAACGAACCGGAAGATGAAACGAAAGATGGAACGAAAGATGAAACGAAAGATGGAACGAAAGATGAAACGAAAGATGGAACGAAAGATGAAACGAAAGATGAAACGAAAGATGAAACGAAAGATGGAACGAAAGACGAACCGAAGGACGACGAGTGCACCTCTAAGGTGTCCAAAGATGGAGTCGATCGACCCAACACACAAGACGAAGATATGCCGCACAAGGACGAGGAAAACGAAGAGTTAAAATTGAGCAACGAGGAAAAGACTAACAAAGAAAGTGGATGTACCACCACGCAAGACGAACAACAAACGAGTAACCCAATATCAGAAAACAACATCTCCTCTATGAACATAATTCCAAATCTTAGtgacaaagaaaaagatttaaaaaatgtatcgTTCGATGactggaaaataaaacatgTGATAGAAGGATACCACAAGAGAAGCATTAGCTACCTGGACTGGAACTCGTACGAGGATTTAATTGCGGCGTCCTCCTTTGACAACtctttgaaaatatttcagaAAAAAGTGGATACGTGGAATTTGATAGAGAATATCGAAAATGCTCATTTGAGTGATGTCAATTGTGTCGTGTGGTGCCCTCAGAAGTACCAGGACTACTTTTTGTTGGCCACCGCCGGCGATGACTGCGTTATTAACATATGGAAGTACACGAAGGGGTAA
- a CDS encoding cGMP-specific 3',5'-cyclic phosphodiesterase alpha, putative, translating to METKIDKEEGPGEDTQILRKRYNSEKDFSRSFEAYERGETKYDEEDKHTASLLHGYSFKIKKKSPVKNGKNYLWLNMKDKARRRSESEYHNCVRRNNSKLTCFVKKYMKYFSDLKRRSYKTSSYGNSPSTRGGFANRLGTMRNSPNFIPHMKKGLSDESNFNFQSEDSLSKGKIHGGSFLYKVLNLLASPFRSLQERNRLNNGNGSIWNEITPLLIFTNASSEEAFMDKFYASFPFKMFVYSTLMILTSLVNFFILHFGVFSFKHTVGKGVIYLNVCKLLLDIFYFSFFVIYIFFFSSNCIERVSLYFYNSSYLFASLRVLFNLLLIHILPPSVAMNVAESTRAIYFNPPQCEKEQIQQEEQVGLSSVHSIVIFMSCTYLCVLCSLKNYMILYHFALSFKFSLFCILCVFTLCVYSYGYLHFPYNDVVVLFCFALFVLVFSLFYEYGFEKRDRASFMGRHEGEENRHEGNNRSEDENTEGGKNTDEGGNTEEGENTEEGENTDSEENAYEADRRKMARHYMTKYFSIDNTTPTSPIEDILNNLKYLLDHMKKLEEDANEKKLSEIRKMREKIKMCENILRTQNLNEVQICKYRKFERVYNMWCMDKIENNYCEKNDECKFYLSQSLKKKTFNSFSNIHSLLSSKFQEQHNYSFEWKSDIEHLYKRNVFISIGYKLLYPLGVLEASFDKEKLKNFLLKMYSLYNDVPYHNSLHAAQVAHFSKSMLFLLDINHKIPAIDEFCLHVSSLCHDVGHPGLNNYFLINSENNIALTYNDNSVLENYHCSIVFKTLKEKNCNIFENYPYNIFMTCKKNIIRAILSTDMKNHFEYISNFRTSKEFIDLDILTSEQIWQIFSLILKAADIGHATLDWNKHYEWTLKINEEFYLQGLLEKSLNMPNSFLCDINSIDKLSNSQIGFLKHLCIPLFSELNSISKNDEVYNHCICSIENNIEQWEKRKNNQKSLGLHDKYRDENLMGRIKLLKFV from the exons atggaaacaaaAATAGACAAGGAAG AAGGTCCCGGAGAAGACACACAGATTCTGCGAAAAAGATATAATTCAGAAAAGGATTTTAGCAGATCGTTCGAGGCGTACGAACGGGGAGAAACGAAATACGACGAAGAGGATAAGCATACTGCATCCCTACTTCATGGATattcatttaaaataaaaaaaaaaagtcctgttaaaaatgggaagaactATTTATGGTTAAATATGAAGGACAAGGCGAGACGGAGATCCGAGTCGGAGTACCACAACTGCGTTCGCAGAAACAATTCAAAACTTACTTGCTTCGTGAAAAAGtacatgaaatatttttctgacCTGAAGAGGAGAAGCTATAAAACCAGTTCTTATGGAAACAGTCCCAGCACTCGAGGTGGTTTCGCCAACCGTCTTGGAACGATGAGAAATAGCCCCAACTTTATTCCtcatatgaaaaaagggcTGTCTGATGAGAGTAATTTCAACTTTCAATCTGAGGATTCTTtatcaaaggggaaaatacaTGGGGGATCATTTCTCTATAAAGTGCTAAATTTGCTTGCAAGTCCATTTCGCTCTCTTCAGGAAAGGAACCGACTCAATAATGGCAATGGTAGCATCTGGAACGAAATAACCCCCCTGCTGATCTTCACAAACGCTTCGTCTGAAGAGGCATTCATGGACAAATTTTACgcctcctttcccttcaaaATGTTTGTATACTCAACGTTAATGATTTTAACCTCgttggttaattttttcattttgcattttGGTGTGTTCAGTTTTAAGCATACTGTGGGGAAAGGAGTAATATACCTGAACGTGTGTAAGCTACTCttggatattttttatttctccttttttgtcatttatatattttttttcagttcgaATTGCATAGAGAGAGTgtctctttatttttacaactcGTCCTACCTGTTTGCATCACTTCGAGTTTTATTTAATCTTCTTCTGATCCACATTCTTCCTCCGTCTGTGGCTATGAACGTGGCGGAGTCTACACGtgcaatatattttaatcCACCCCAGTGTGAGAAGGAGCAGATACAGCAAGAGGAGCAAGTAGGTTTGTCCAGCGTACACTCGATCGTCATTTTCATGAGCTGTACATATCTATGCGTACTGTGctccttaaaaaattacatgatCCTTTACCATTTTGCGCTAAGCTTTaaattctcccttttttgtatCCTCTGTGTGTTTACTCTTTGTGTGTACTCCTACGGTTACCTGCACTTTCCTTACAACGATGTGGTTGTCTTGTTTTGCTTCGCCCTGTTCGTGCTTgtattttccctcttctATGAGTATGGATTTGAGAAGAGAGACAGAGCTTCCTTCATGGGAAGGCACGAAGGTGAAGAGAACAGGCATGAGGGGAATAACAGAAGCGAGGATGAAAAcacagaaggaggaaaaaatacagaCGAGGGAGGAAacacagaagaaggagaaaatacggaagaaggggaaaacacgGACAGCGAAGAAAATGCCTATGAGGCAGACCGCAGGAAGATGGCGCGGCATTACATGACCAAGTACTTCTCCATCGACAACACCACACCCACTTCCCCCATCGAAGATATTTTGAACAATCTAAAATACTTGCTGGATCATATGAAGAAGCTGGAGGAAGATgccaatgaaaaaaaattatcagaaataagaaaaatgagagaaaaaataaaaatgtgtgaaaATATCCTTAGAACGCAAAATCTAAACGAAGTACAAATATGCAAGTATAGAAAATTTGAGAGAGTTTACAACATGTGGTGTATGGATAAAATCGAAAATAATTATTGCGAAAAAAACGATGAATGTAAATTTTACTTATCTCAAAGtcttaagaagaaaacatttaattcattttcaaATATTCATTCATTGTTATCGTCCAAATTTCAAGAACAGCACAACTATTCCTTCGAATGGAAATCCGATATTGAACATTTGTACAAGCGCAATGTCTTCATTTCCATTGGATATAAGCTGCTGTATCCGCTAGGTGTTTTAGAGGCGAGTTTCGACAAGGAGAAGCTGAAGAACTTCCTGTTGAAGATGTACTCTCTGTACAACGATGTGCCCTACCACAACAGCTTGCACGCCGCGCAG GTCGCGCACTTCAGCAAGAGCATGCTGTTCCTCCTGGACATCAATCACAAGATACCAGCCATCGACGAGTTCTGCTTGCACGTCTCCTCCCTGTGCCACGACGTGGGCCATCCGGGGCTGAACAACTACTTTTTAATCAACTCTGAAAACAACATAGCACTAACATACAATGACAACAGTGTGCTCGAAAATTATCATTGCTCTATCGTTTTCAAAacgttgaaggaaaaaaattgtaatattttcgaaaattatccatacaacatttttatgacttgcaaaaaaaatatcattagGGCTATCTTGTCAACAGACATGAAAAACCATTTCGAGTACATCTCCAACTTTCGCACATCCAAAGAATTTATCGACTTAGACATTTTAACAAGTGAACAGATATGGCAAATTTTCTCCCTCATTTTGAAGGCAGCAGATATTGGGCATGCAACATTAGATTGGAATAAACATTACGAATGGACACTAAAAATTAATGAGGAGTTCTACCTACAGGGCTTGCTAGAAAAATCGTTAAATATGCCTAACAGTTTTTTATGTGATATAAATTCTATTGATAAGTTATCCAACTCGCAAATTGGATTCCTGAAGCATTTGtgtattcctctttttaGTGAATTAAATTCCATCTCgaaaaatgatgaagttTACAATCACTGCATTTGCTCCATCGAGAATAATATAGAGCAGtgggagaagagaaaaaataaccaaAAGAGTCTGGGACTGCACGACAAGTACAGAGATGAAAATTTAATGGGCAGAATTAAGCTGCTAAAATTTGTGTGA